TTAAATCGAAAATTTCGTTTTATGGTTGACCCTTAATTGAATTAGCATTTTTTTGTCACCACATATTTTATccaatttatttgtaattttagcaatttttagcctgatttttgggttttttccTTGTTATATCAtcttattttttcatatattttgaaaaaaaatattttaccctctcaaaatataaacttttcaTTGTCTTCATGGCACTggtatgtttgatttttttgttcttaatttcttaatttttcataCAGATTTTgtcgttttttttaaaattaatattttctatcaattttttcACAGGAGCATCCACcagaaaatgttaaatatgatGAGGTGAATTTTgcaaataaaccatttttttttcttttaaattgggATTTTATGgctaaattttcatataatttttttacaggAATTCATTACAAATTCTCAAGGATCAAAGCTTTTCACATGTAAATGGATCCCAATAAAAGATGAACCCAAAGCTTTGATCTTCATTTTCCATGGTTATGGCATGGAATGTAGCATCACCATGAGCAGTAagtgttttgattttttaatataaaaatatgtaaaattaaagtctaaaatgagatatttattaaattattgggGATGAAATTAATTAGGTACTGCAATTAGGCTTGTTAAAGAAGGATATGCAGTATATGGCATAGATTATCAAGGCCATGGAAAATCATCTGGATTGGATGGCTATGTTGAGAACTTTGATGATATTGTCAATGACTGCAATGACCATTTCTCCAATATTTGTGGTGAGTTTGCCTAAATTACGAAATATAGGTAAATTAGTTTCGATacgttaaattaaaaagtaaattaatttttttgttaaaaataagtgTGGCTGATAAAATAACCACGTGCACCTCATGATGATGTATatagaccaatttttaacagtaaagaTGAGTGAAACttttaaaaggactaatttactttttaatttaacatacaaaaactaatttacccatttatgaatagagggggcaaaatgcaatttgactcgAAATATAAGGttctccatgatacttttactcaATGATCAACTTGGAATTTTCCATTTTGCTATGTTTAgggacaaaataaaaaatttattttaattggattaaaattaaaattaaaattttgagacgataaaaatatttttatcataatattaatttattatttcaaaattttaaaccagggagtaaagtgaaaattttaaattactatttatcattttactatttataaataataagtaattattaatatttataaatgtgaTTTAATCAGAGGAGGAAAAGAATAGAAGGAAGAAGAGGTATTTGCTGGGAGAGTCCATGGGAGGAGCCGTCATTCTTCTTCTACATAGAAAGAAGCCCGAGTTTTGGGACGGTGCCATTTTGGTAGCCCCAATGTGTAAGGTATGTGTAATGCTGAGTTCGGTTCGATTTGATCAGGTTTTTCGAAACAGAATTACATTGATTCtcaaattttttgagtttttgaaatttttataaaaaaataaattttattttatggctTTGAGACATTATaaggtaaaatttcaaaaaaaatttaataaatatttctttaaaaaattaaatattcaagtaagtaaaaaaatagcaataactcttattttttaaatggttgtatatatagtattttaagttaatttcactattctaaatttgaattatttattttacaacataaaaataaaattaattataaatcaaacaaatataaattcgGTTCATGTAATCACATCTTTTAAACTTGTGAATTAAAACCATCCAAACACCattatttgaatcaattttaatttctaaacttttgtttaatatttgatgaaaaatataCATGTAACTGTTTTATACAATCTTTTTCTCGTGATTTGATGAcgtataaattttataaaaaatgttgaTGAAATATTGGAATATcttgttatatttaataaaattagtttttgtGAAGTGatacatattaatttatatccCAGTTTTTgtttagtgtttaatttaattaaattaattaataaaaaattaatcagaTTGCAGATGATATGAAGCCACCAGCAGCAGTTACAACGCTACTCCAAGGGTTGAGCTGGGTAATCCCAACTTGGAAATCATTCAATATAACCAAAGACATTATTGAAATTGGCTTCAAAGAGCCTCGAGTTAGAGAAGAggtaattatgttttatttttaacataacaGTTAAAATCAGGGTCttttaggggtcaaaattaaattttaatttttaatagtctatatatttataatttttaaagaattaaatcaaattcttttattatttttaaggagGCCAgagtgtaattttatttttactaatttaaaattttaaaatttctaaagggcctaaatggagaatttttcattttagggggttGGGACCCCCACCAGCACCCTAGATATGTCACTGTCTAGAACTACCTATAGTCTCTCCCCAActttaaaataagatttaatattttaagagtttaaggtttagttCAGTAAATAAGATTTCAGATGTAAGATTTAGAATTTACATTTCATCAAGAAAATAggtacatattttattatactaagataaattttttaaaatattaaattaatttttgaattaagttgtaaccattttaattatttttaaactcttaatataatttaagataaataCGTATTGATCTTGTAAACAGATTAGGAAGAACGAATACTGCTACAAAGGACCACCACGAATGAGAACAGCCTCTGAGCTTTTGAGGGTTAGCTATGATATTGAGCAAAGGTTAAGTGAGGTTTGTACtactagtaattaaatttatttataaataaaaaagaccCAATTCAATCATTAATATGATTGCATGAGTGTATtgatgataaattaaatttaacattcatTCGAGTATGGGGACTTACGGCATAATTTGACcataactaaattgtaaaaaatataaactataagGGTGGTCTTTGACTAGTTCCTTGTTTATTGTAATATGATTAGGTTACACTTCCATTTATAGTTctccatggagaagatgataaaGTGACAGACCAACAAGTTAGCAAAGAACTATTCAAGGTAGCTTCAAGCACAGACAAGACCATCAAGCTCTACCCCGGAATGTGGCATGGTTTGCTCTGCGGCGAGCCCTTGGAAAACACCGAAATCGTGTTTGCCGACATTATCAGATGGTTAGAAGAACGAACTAAACTCGGAAATCCGAGGGCAGAGACGTTAAACAAGGTTCAAGCTGATAATTTGTCATTGAACAGGAACAACAAACTCTAGTAGAAACTATTGAAAACTTGAAGCTCCAAAACCCGAAAATCTGACTTAGTACACAATTGTTTACTCGAAAGTGCAATGTTCAAATCattcatcatttttttcttaaacataaaatttcatggTCTTAGTTCTTGCGTTTACCTATTTGCAAAGAAATCCAATCCAGTAACAAGGCAAAAAATCGAAACACAGTCACACATTTCGATAGAATTTGTTAGAAAATATAAACCCTAATCGAACAAAACATACGATTCTCTAAAACCTGATAAATCTTAGCAATAACTGAACAAAGTTCTACAATGGTACGATTTAGGGTTTATCAAAAGCAAGTTCGAGCATATAAGGAAGGAAATAGGAAGGAATATACCTATTACTGACTCGAACTTGCAGGGCCGACAAGGACTCCTTGAGCGGAGCCTTCCTTCTTGTTGCTTTCATCTTTCGAGTCATCATCGGACTTTTTGATcctaattttgtattttgtctCGAAATCAGcaatttccttctttttcttctccagGGTCTCGTTAAGACGAGCAATTACTTCCTCGAGCCCTTCTTTGTTTCGTTGCACAGCAGGGAGAACCTCTTTGATGGTTCTCTCGACAAGGACACCTCCAATCATCCGGTAACACCGCCTCGACTGGTCAAGTGGCTGAATGGCATTTATAACTAGCGAATGCTCGCTCACTTCCATCTCCAACTCGGTGATCTTAgaataaatttgatttagttcagATCTCATAGCTCCGTACATATTCGCAACCACTTGTTCGTTCACAGGTTCCTTACCCTCAGATTTGCTGGCCATTTTTTCTCTGCAAACAAAGGGAATAATGACAGAAAATAGAGCAATAGGCAATATCTTAAGAGAGACAAAACATCACGGATTCAATAAAgcaaattaaatctattaaacatTGCAGATAAGCAAAGCCCTCACATGGCAACATCAACACCCAGAGTAGGATTACTCGAACAACCACCATAATCAAACTCATAGCAATCTTCAAAAACATAGACCATTAAAAACTTCATCCAGATGAACTAAAACAATAGAACATCTATTTCAAAATGGAATTCAAATGAAAGCTTATTTTCTGAGCGACCTTACTcagggaaaaaaaaaggttgatcAAATTTCTTATGTATAAACCAACCATTTGCACATTATCTCAAAATGAGAAGAAAACCCATCTCGAGAAACGATACTCTTCAACACAAGAAAACAAAGCAATATCCGAAAAAAGACATCAAACATCCGGAGATtgggaaaacaaaaattctctggAAAGAAATTCTACGTTATAAGAACATGGATATAAATTATGGCGGCAGATGGTTTTCCGATCATGTCACATTCATCATAGTCGGGAACATAATAGATATTATAGCTATCGATTGCAGGTAAATATCCAGAATCCGAAAATTAGCAGCAGTACATAAATAAGATCAATTAACattaaaaagcaaacaaaacaaaaccctaaaatatatCTGCCagaaatatcaattaaaaaaaaaagaacatgaTCAAACAGATATAGAAAATgccaaaataaactaaacactTGCAAATCATTACCACTGAAAAGTTCTACTAGTTACTAAACATCAAAGTTAACGATCAATTTCTAGAACTAGAGATTCAATAAAGACCCATCgaagaaattggaaaaaaaaaacgaagGGGAAATTAGAATAAAGCAAACCTGGGTCTGGGTATTGGTGTGGTGGAAGAGAAATGAACAGCAAAAAGGTGTGAAAATGGTGCGTTTTCCCGATTCGAAGAGAAATGAACAGCAAGAAGTGAAAGTCGGCTGCTGAGAAAAAGTTCGGTTCTTGGAGGAGAGAAAATAAATTGGGCCGGGTGTAATTTGACCTTTTTGAGGCCCAT
This genomic window from Gossypium raimondii isolate GPD5lz chromosome 10, ASM2569854v1, whole genome shotgun sequence contains:
- the LOC105777670 gene encoding caffeoylshikimate esterase, encoding MALEHPPENVKYDEEFITNSQGSKLFTCKWIPIKDEPKALIFIFHGYGMECSITMSSTAIRLVKEGYAVYGIDYQGHGKSSGLDGYVENFDDIVNDCNDHFSNICEEEKNRRKKRYLLGESMGGAVILLLHRKKPEFWDGAILVAPMCKIADDMKPPAAVTTLLQGLSWVIPTWKSFNITKDIIEIGFKEPRVREEIRKNEYCYKGPPRMRTASELLRVSYDIEQRLSEVTLPFIVLHGEDDKVTDQQVSKELFKVASSTDKTIKLYPGMWHGLLCGEPLENTEIVFADIIRWLEERTKLGNPRAETLNKVQADNLSLNRNNKL
- the LOC105777671 gene encoding prefoldin subunit 2, producing the protein MASKSEGKEPVNEQVVANMYGAMRSELNQIYSKITELEMEVSEHSLVINAIQPLDQSRRCYRMIGGVLVERTIKEVLPAVQRNKEGLEEVIARLNETLEKKKKEIADFETKYKIRIKKSDDDSKDESNKKEGSAQGVLVGPASSSQ